A single genomic interval of Mucilaginibacter robiniae harbors:
- the recD gene encoding exodeoxyribonuclease V subunit alpha, whose amino-acid sequence METLEDVHHQFALFFKSEIIQPYAYLLFKKLQEGHICLNLAESEAEATNLPTALQQRGLQMELLYTDILVGSANTDRKPFMLCNNHLYLHRYYRYETIILEQILKLISQEHALYAERVSHLQEQAAFLRELFNGIIPDPYNQEQADWQMTAAVTALLNNFTIITGGPGTGKTTTVAKTLILLFKVQPALKVALAAPTGKAAARLGESLKKASAGKSPENSALFQSLQPVTIHRLLKAIPDSHHFRHHRRNPLDFDVIIVDEASMIDAALMSKLLDAVGEHTRLILLGDKNQLASVEAGSLFGDLCQAHINKFHPARLGFINALIDNPSRQIGASKHASEAGHPLINHTIELTYSHRFSGYSGIGVFSKAILNNDESLLLQFINTVRQEDDIEVFTHQQPEYFQKFIIGYSAFIQEEDIRLALQKLQQLRVLCAVREGEQGVLAVNRRIEKFLEYKGFISLNGEFYEHKPIIITANNYPLGLFNGDIGIIRKDANGTMKAWFEDRDGNLFSVTPGYLGASEPVYAMTIHKSQGSEFDQAYVLLPASEDVSLLTRELLYTAITRAKHKVYLQGAPDVIIGACSRKIKRASGISQRFEAAI is encoded by the coding sequence ATGGAAACACTGGAGGATGTTCATCATCAGTTTGCCTTGTTTTTTAAAAGCGAAATCATACAGCCCTATGCATATTTATTGTTTAAAAAGCTTCAGGAAGGACATATATGCCTAAACTTGGCGGAATCCGAGGCTGAAGCGACTAACCTACCTACTGCTTTACAACAAAGAGGTCTGCAGATGGAGCTACTTTATACGGATATTTTGGTGGGTTCAGCTAACACTGATCGTAAACCGTTCATGCTATGTAACAATCATTTGTATCTTCATCGTTATTACCGGTATGAAACTATTATTTTAGAGCAAATCTTAAAGCTGATATCCCAGGAACATGCACTTTATGCAGAAAGAGTAAGTCACCTACAAGAGCAAGCGGCCTTTTTAAGGGAATTATTTAACGGAATTATACCAGACCCATATAACCAAGAACAAGCAGATTGGCAAATGACGGCTGCAGTGACAGCCCTGTTAAATAATTTTACGATTATTACCGGTGGCCCTGGAACGGGTAAAACCACAACAGTCGCCAAGACACTTATACTGCTCTTTAAAGTTCAGCCAGCCTTGAAAGTAGCATTGGCTGCACCCACTGGAAAGGCAGCTGCGCGCTTAGGTGAATCACTCAAAAAGGCCTCTGCAGGAAAAAGTCCAGAAAATTCAGCCCTGTTTCAATCCCTGCAGCCGGTAACCATTCACCGTTTGCTCAAAGCGATACCAGACAGCCATCATTTCCGTCATCACCGTCGAAACCCTCTCGATTTTGACGTGATTATAGTAGATGAAGCGTCCATGATCGATGCTGCATTAATGTCTAAGTTATTGGATGCGGTCGGAGAGCATACCCGGTTGATCTTGTTAGGAGATAAAAATCAGCTGGCCTCTGTTGAGGCAGGTAGTTTATTTGGGGATCTCTGCCAAGCTCATATTAACAAATTCCATCCTGCTCGCTTGGGTTTTATCAATGCATTAATTGACAATCCTAGCCGGCAGATAGGAGCTTCAAAACATGCGTCTGAAGCAGGACATCCGCTGATCAATCATACAATTGAACTGACATATAGCCACCGCTTTTCTGGCTACAGTGGCATCGGTGTATTCAGCAAGGCTATCTTGAATAATGATGAGTCTTTGCTCTTGCAGTTTATCAATACTGTTCGTCAAGAAGATGATATAGAGGTGTTTACCCATCAACAACCAGAATATTTTCAGAAATTTATTATAGGATACAGCGCATTTATTCAAGAAGAAGATATCCGCCTGGCTTTACAAAAGCTGCAACAGCTTCGGGTGTTGTGCGCTGTACGGGAAGGTGAACAGGGAGTGCTTGCTGTTAACCGAAGGATCGAGAAATTTTTGGAATACAAAGGTTTCATTAGTCTTAACGGAGAGTTTTATGAGCATAAACCAATTATTATTACAGCAAATAATTATCCGCTTGGCTTATTTAACGGCGATATCGGCATTATTCGAAAGGATGCTAATGGTACGATGAAAGCGTGGTTTGAGGATCGGGATGGTAACTTATTCTCGGTTACGCCGGGGTACTTGGGAGCATCAGAGCCGGTATATGCCATGACCATTCATAAGAGCCAGGGTTCCGAGTTTGACCAGGCATATGTTCTACTGCCAGCTTCTGAAGATGTTTCCTTACTGACTCGGGAGCTACTGTATACCGCCATTACTCGGGCAAAGCACAAAGTCTATCTACAGGGAGCACCAGATGTTATAATAGGTGCCTGTAGTCGAAAGATCAAACGTGCATCTGGTATTAGCCAACGTTTTGAAGCCGCTATTTAG
- a CDS encoding phospholipase D-like domain-containing protein produces MELIDQQVINDNKEIYAKIQSELLKAEFEILIATAWFTDNELFDILLRKLSEGVHIEVIIADNQENEKLDFNLLTLQGASVHKIKNAGYGTMNQKFCVIDKRIALHGSYNWTVNAKKNNQESIISTNHQETIESLVANFNAIKAKIREQKISPPLVNDNTDIKVDRAKILPAEPSLMPVAEFEKVLDSMIAAEVGSFDRKLLRGQGFERCAANNGDHQVLHKAFDTLYSVFINDIDVIEDKKKRLITKIEEHRVKSMELLNKDCEMQVAYQEREHELDKANLQNRKTDTEADQEVKSKSIKEIKEDKIPAIEKLNADLDQQIKRIESELIKPHFKWFDFIPTSIFTAALIVYLFLFYSSAAYILLFSVADAKEAEAKGLPIAATDIFNPEAVSSAWHKSGTAPYFIFLFVFIPLAFAVVDRFVAGKWVSLFSTIGGILILDVAIAYKVTQAVYEVNYARGNVNTPWRASMAFTDTNFYLVFVFGAFGLLLFKLVFKKLMSMFEDRNPDIIAQHNQLLIQHRREESNLNTARIKVLKDEMSVLEENIIQLKATIKHLDQELSSLPILLNQVIQQKRTQLLKDTTHIDQIAAIYTTHIQSDNLPISVDALKDRINVFLEGWNDFLHQEYAVTRAILKAAEAAHVALEWQSEKLDTNKVDKRIKSN; encoded by the coding sequence ATGGAATTAATCGACCAACAGGTAATCAACGATAACAAGGAAATTTATGCTAAGATTCAAAGTGAACTACTGAAAGCTGAGTTTGAAATCCTGATTGCGACAGCTTGGTTTACCGACAACGAGTTATTTGATATTTTACTGCGCAAACTATCCGAAGGTGTCCACATTGAGGTGATTATTGCTGATAATCAAGAAAACGAGAAACTGGATTTCAACCTGTTGACACTCCAGGGTGCATCCGTGCATAAAATCAAAAATGCCGGCTATGGGACAATGAATCAGAAGTTCTGTGTCATTGACAAACGGATAGCGCTGCATGGCTCTTATAACTGGACGGTTAATGCAAAAAAGAACAATCAGGAAAGCATCATCAGCACCAATCATCAAGAAACCATTGAATCACTCGTTGCGAATTTCAACGCGATCAAAGCAAAGATCAGAGAACAGAAGATTAGCCCACCTCTCGTAAATGACAACACTGACATTAAAGTAGACAGGGCAAAAATTCTCCCAGCAGAGCCTTCACTGATGCCGGTGGCAGAATTTGAGAAAGTCTTGGATTCAATGATTGCTGCGGAAGTTGGGAGTTTTGACCGAAAATTACTCAGAGGTCAGGGCTTTGAACGATGTGCTGCCAACAATGGTGATCATCAGGTCCTCCATAAGGCATTTGATACGTTGTATTCTGTTTTTATCAATGATATCGATGTTATTGAGGATAAGAAGAAGCGGTTAATTACCAAGATTGAAGAGCACCGTGTTAAAAGTATGGAGCTGCTCAATAAAGACTGTGAGATGCAGGTCGCCTATCAGGAACGTGAGCATGAACTCGACAAGGCTAATTTACAAAACCGAAAAACAGACACAGAAGCGGATCAGGAAGTTAAAAGCAAAAGCATCAAAGAGATCAAGGAAGACAAAATTCCAGCGATTGAGAAATTGAATGCAGATCTGGACCAACAGATCAAGCGTATAGAAAGTGAACTGATCAAGCCACACTTTAAATGGTTTGACTTTATTCCGACTTCAATATTTACAGCTGCTTTGATCGTTTACCTATTTTTGTTCTACTCATCGGCAGCTTACATTTTGTTATTTAGCGTTGCGGATGCCAAAGAAGCAGAAGCGAAAGGGTTACCGATTGCGGCAACAGACATATTTAATCCTGAAGCCGTAAGTAGCGCATGGCATAAAAGTGGAACGGCTCCTTACTTCATTTTCTTATTCGTATTCATTCCACTTGCTTTTGCAGTGGTAGATCGTTTTGTTGCCGGTAAATGGGTAAGTCTATTCAGCACTATAGGAGGCATACTCATTCTAGACGTTGCAATAGCTTATAAGGTAACTCAGGCCGTTTATGAGGTGAACTATGCGCGCGGGAACGTCAATACACCTTGGCGAGCATCAATGGCATTTACCGATACCAACTTCTATTTGGTTTTTGTCTTTGGGGCTTTTGGCTTATTGCTGTTCAAACTTGTTTTCAAGAAGCTAATGAGCATGTTTGAGGATCGTAATCCTGATATTATCGCGCAACATAATCAGTTGTTAATCCAGCACCGTCGTGAAGAGAGTAATCTGAACACGGCAAGGATTAAGGTACTTAAAGACGAGATGTCTGTTTTGGAAGAAAACATCATTCAACTGAAAGCAACCATCAAACACCTTGATCAGGAACTATCGTCTTTGCCTATTTTGCTAAATCAGGTCATACAGCAGAAGCGAACACAGCTACTGAAAGATACAACTCATATTGACCAAATCGCAGCCATCTATACAACGCATATCCAGTCCGATAATCTGCCTATCTCAGTTGATGCTTTGAAAGACCGGATTAATGTTTTTCTGGAAGGCTGGAACGACTTCCTGCATCAGGAGTATGCGGTTACCCGAGCGATTCTTAAAGCAGCAGAAGCAGCTCATGTTGCCTTGGAATGGCAAAGTGAAAAACTGGATACCAACAAAGTAGATAAACGCATAAAATCAAATTAG
- a CDS encoding DUF4236 domain-containing protein codes for MGWSYRKSLGSGPFRINFSKSGISYSVGVKGARVNMGPKGTYVNLSSHGISYRRKISGVEAPPHLPSLQPQRMSSAQLYQIASADIDQLTDTDSKDFVNELTQKAGQLSYVGWLGVLPMVILIMVLLFSSFGTRTTVIRPVTDSTLAKVTSNIGVNIRQHPTAKSAIVKAATSGQTFILLDSTHSKWLQVRIDSSSGYINRRFAEVEHVHHDQETGTQTYLSNTYAVFELFGMLTFFTPLIVWLKKLDRKRFEIELHYDMDEQFQRIYQEFSGHFNTFARSVRIWQYLNKQKTNDFKRNAGAGQLISRTPIRSISGNQAPLPHFVTNVAIPCLKLSNLHFYFLPERLLVKRGNTFAAIFYRNLCIKGSTTRFIEDEGVPYDAQVVDQTWRYVNKRGGPDRRFNNNRQIPICAYSQYTLTSDTGLYEVITTSKQGAMDSFANFLRGIGNLQSQLVIR; via the coding sequence ATGGGTTGGTCTTATCGAAAATCATTGGGTTCCGGACCGTTTAGAATCAATTTTTCCAAAAGCGGTATCAGCTATTCCGTCGGCGTCAAAGGCGCACGCGTTAACATGGGACCGAAGGGCACTTATGTCAATCTCAGTTCTCATGGGATCAGTTATCGCCGTAAAATTTCAGGAGTTGAAGCACCACCTCATCTGCCTTCACTACAGCCGCAACGGATGTCCTCTGCTCAACTATACCAGATTGCATCCGCAGACATTGACCAGTTAACAGATACTGACTCTAAAGATTTTGTCAACGAACTCACCCAAAAAGCCGGGCAGCTATCCTATGTAGGATGGTTAGGCGTGCTTCCCATGGTCATTTTAATCATGGTACTGTTATTTTCTTCATTCGGAACTCGTACTACAGTTATCCGGCCGGTGACCGACAGCACCTTGGCTAAGGTTACCTCGAATATTGGTGTAAATATCCGGCAGCATCCTACGGCAAAATCTGCCATAGTGAAGGCGGCGACCAGCGGGCAAACGTTCATTCTTTTGGATTCCACTCACTCTAAATGGCTGCAAGTACGCATAGATAGTTCCTCCGGCTATATCAACCGCCGCTTTGCTGAAGTGGAACATGTACACCATGACCAAGAAACCGGGACGCAAACCTATCTATCGAACACTTATGCAGTCTTTGAGCTATTCGGGATGTTGACATTTTTCACCCCTTTGATTGTTTGGCTAAAAAAGCTTGACCGAAAGCGCTTTGAGATAGAACTGCACTACGATATGGATGAGCAATTCCAGCGTATCTATCAGGAGTTTAGTGGTCATTTTAATACTTTTGCCCGCTCAGTCAGAATATGGCAGTATTTAAACAAGCAGAAAACCAATGATTTCAAGCGAAATGCGGGTGCTGGCCAGTTGATTAGTAGGACGCCCATACGCAGTATTTCCGGCAATCAGGCTCCGTTGCCTCATTTTGTTACGAATGTCGCTATCCCCTGTTTAAAGCTCAGCAACCTGCATTTCTATTTTTTGCCGGAGCGACTGCTTGTCAAAAGGGGGAATACGTTTGCCGCCATTTTCTATAGAAATCTTTGTATTAAGGGTTCAACGACGCGCTTTATTGAAGATGAAGGTGTCCCTTACGATGCCCAAGTCGTGGATCAAACCTGGCGCTATGTCAATAAGCGAGGTGGCCCAGACCGCCGGTTCAACAACAACCGTCAAATCCCCATTTGTGCTTATTCGCAGTATACACTTACCTCTGATACTGGGCTCTACGAAGTTATTACAACATCCAAACAAGGTGCAATGGATTCCTTTGCCAACTTTTTGAGAGGTATTGGCAATTTGCAATCGCAACTAGTAATTAGATAG
- the recC gene encoding exodeoxyribonuclease V subunit gamma produces MALRLNASNSLEQLAQQLCAELIQQRHHVFQPYYIITQTEGMNNWLKQQLANTLGIAANYRFIKPSELVYELYRLFDGPYNSGVTPGNYCWLIYQFLDEPDFRNRFPVIATYYEKVINKDVKRIALAEKVADLFDQYQIYRPEIITEWNSSSLESCTSDDWQQYLWIKMQNVTEGISPDKTILRQYVLDKLQEPGYQQLLRMKMPALHLFGLSVITEYHIALLSRLGNYITTSFHVLNPAPELYWFEDRTERQLLAMKKRGQINPDVTVIGNPLLLNWGRLIQNSFTLLFQDDNFLNAYQEITQVAPSGHCLLAEIQQDIYYNRSASERSQVTAAMLTDGSLTINNCYTAVREVESLYNYLVNLIDQQKMDLSPQDILVMVTNVDAYAPYIKAVFNNAPYPFPYTIADESFASNDSISAALRLILQVQEHSFKAESVLQLLDSSYIRRRFGIQDMALIRKMVDNANIRFGIAGETEDETVYVSWEYGLERIIYGLCLSGEEAVLIGDDSLYPLDIVEGRAAEEVVRFCHFCKVLISFIEYRRHPRSMGEWVSYIEDIVYNLICEPEKEAGEELHQLLHELGKYNVMESILQEKLSYEVFTHHFLQFLSASNNAHHFAAGGITFCSLIPMRSIPFRVVAMLGMNFDTFPRKETITSFSLLEKERRKGDRNIKDNDKHLFLETLLSARERLYISYIGQSVKDNSNIPPSAVVDELLDYIQAIISHEHDVRKALITRQPLHLYSNLYNQGDPKLYNYLSQIGTSLMPELQRTEPGTYMAFDDIALNSFIAFFKNPCKGYYNHVLEIFYELDSVLLSETELFELDALQQWALRPDLLAADTSTLDELRVQLVKTGRLPLKQMADISLRAIEEVVSPVRELLRECVRGQVEKVISVDLKMGSTSLKGQLGNIYNGQLVYISWSKNECKYLIDAYIRYLALRAAGQDITLKFISAQKEKVFTANPIASDEAMSRICGLIDLYKRGHAEMIPFYPDLFKQPSEVLSLTLDDYYSKLTKKVNDFNFPLQDRYILSAYHKGRFDSIDGFQHFQQAAAQLISPLEEVFQDYYQS; encoded by the coding sequence ATGGCCTTACGACTCAATGCTTCTAACTCCTTAGAGCAACTGGCTCAGCAATTATGTGCTGAACTTATACAGCAACGTCACCATGTTTTCCAGCCGTACTATATCATTACTCAGACGGAAGGAATGAACAACTGGTTAAAGCAACAACTTGCAAATACGCTGGGTATTGCAGCAAATTACAGATTTATAAAGCCCTCGGAGTTAGTCTATGAACTATATCGCTTGTTCGATGGGCCTTACAATTCTGGTGTTACTCCTGGTAACTATTGCTGGCTTATTTATCAGTTCCTGGACGAGCCTGATTTCAGGAATAGGTTTCCGGTAATTGCTACATATTATGAGAAGGTTATCAATAAGGATGTCAAGCGGATTGCCCTTGCCGAGAAGGTTGCAGATTTGTTTGATCAGTATCAGATATATCGTCCGGAAATCATCACGGAGTGGAATAGCTCCTCACTCGAAAGCTGCACCTCAGATGACTGGCAGCAGTACCTGTGGATCAAAATGCAGAACGTTACCGAAGGTATTTCGCCGGATAAGACAATTCTCAGGCAATATGTTTTAGATAAACTTCAAGAGCCTGGTTATCAGCAATTATTACGCATGAAAATGCCTGCTCTGCATTTATTTGGTCTTTCCGTTATAACTGAATATCATATTGCGTTACTCTCAAGGTTAGGCAACTATATCACAACCTCTTTTCATGTGCTCAATCCAGCGCCAGAGTTGTATTGGTTTGAGGACCGAACTGAACGGCAACTGCTAGCGATGAAAAAACGAGGACAGATCAATCCAGATGTTACTGTCATAGGTAATCCATTGCTATTAAATTGGGGAAGACTAATTCAGAATTCGTTTACTTTACTGTTTCAAGATGATAATTTCCTAAATGCTTATCAGGAAATCACCCAAGTAGCACCAAGCGGTCATTGCCTGCTTGCAGAAATACAGCAGGACATCTATTATAATCGTTCCGCCAGTGAGCGCAGTCAGGTTACAGCAGCGATGTTGACCGACGGCTCGCTCACAATAAATAATTGCTATACTGCTGTAAGGGAGGTGGAATCGCTATATAATTATTTAGTCAATCTTATTGATCAACAAAAGATGGACTTGTCTCCTCAAGACATTTTGGTTATGGTCACGAATGTGGACGCTTATGCCCCGTATATCAAAGCGGTATTTAACAATGCGCCATACCCGTTTCCCTACACTATCGCCGATGAAAGTTTTGCCAGTAACGACAGTATCTCTGCAGCACTGCGCCTGATTTTACAGGTACAGGAGCATTCTTTCAAAGCGGAATCGGTGCTGCAATTACTGGATTCTAGCTATATAAGACGACGCTTTGGCATACAGGATATGGCCTTGATCCGCAAAATGGTTGATAATGCTAACATCCGGTTTGGAATTGCTGGTGAGACGGAAGATGAGACAGTTTATGTCAGTTGGGAATATGGATTGGAACGAATTATTTACGGGCTATGTCTGAGTGGTGAGGAAGCGGTTTTGATCGGTGACGACAGCTTATATCCCTTGGATATAGTAGAAGGACGAGCCGCAGAAGAAGTAGTTCGCTTTTGCCATTTCTGCAAGGTGCTGATTAGTTTTATCGAATACCGGAGACATCCCCGGTCAATGGGGGAATGGGTAAGCTATATTGAGGATATTGTTTATAATCTTATATGTGAGCCTGAGAAGGAAGCTGGCGAGGAATTGCACCAACTCTTACATGAATTAGGAAAATACAACGTCATGGAGTCTATTCTCCAAGAGAAGCTGAGTTACGAAGTCTTTACTCATCATTTTCTACAATTTTTGTCAGCCAGTAACAATGCGCACCATTTTGCAGCTGGTGGAATTACCTTTTGCTCGCTGATTCCTATGCGCAGTATTCCATTTCGTGTCGTAGCCATGCTGGGCATGAACTTTGATACTTTTCCAAGGAAAGAAACTATTACCAGTTTCAGCCTATTAGAGAAAGAGCGGCGCAAAGGTGACCGGAATATTAAAGACAATGATAAGCACCTCTTCCTGGAGACTTTACTCTCAGCGAGAGAGCGATTATATATCAGCTATATTGGGCAAAGCGTCAAGGATAATTCTAATATCCCCCCTTCAGCTGTGGTGGACGAGCTACTCGATTACATTCAAGCTATTATCTCTCATGAGCATGATGTGCGCAAAGCACTAATTACCCGGCAACCTCTGCATCTTTACAGCAACCTGTACAACCAAGGTGATCCGAAACTTTACAATTATCTTTCGCAGATCGGTACCAGCCTCATGCCGGAATTACAGCGGACAGAACCGGGCACTTATATGGCTTTTGATGATATTGCGCTGAACTCCTTTATCGCCTTTTTTAAAAATCCTTGTAAGGGGTACTACAATCATGTGCTGGAGATATTTTATGAACTGGATTCAGTGTTATTGAGTGAAACGGAGTTGTTTGAGCTAGATGCTTTACAGCAGTGGGCATTACGCCCGGACCTCCTGGCAGCTGATACTTCCACACTTGATGAACTTCGGGTACAATTGGTAAAAACAGGACGCTTGCCTTTAAAACAGATGGCAGACATATCCTTGAGAGCGATAGAGGAAGTGGTCTCACCAGTGAGGGAGCTACTTAGGGAATGTGTCCGTGGACAAGTAGAAAAAGTGATCTCCGTCGATCTGAAGATGGGTAGCACTTCCTTGAAAGGACAACTGGGCAACATCTATAATGGTCAGCTGGTATATATATCCTGGTCAAAAAATGAATGCAAATATCTCATAGATGCATACATTCGGTATCTGGCATTACGTGCCGCTGGTCAGGATATAACCCTGAAATTTATTTCTGCGCAAAAAGAAAAGGTGTTTACCGCTAACCCGATAGCATCCGATGAAGCTATGAGCCGTATTTGTGGATTAATAGATTTGTATAAGCGCGGACATGCTGAGATGATACCTTTTTATCCTGATTTATTTAAGCAGCCAAGTGAAGTGCTCAGTTTAACCTTAGATGATTATTATAGTAAATTAACAAAGAAAGTAAACGATTTTAATTTTCCGCTGCAAGACCGTTATATTCTCAGCGCCTATCATAAGGGGCGGTTTGATTCTATAGATGGATTTCAGCACTTTCAGCAAGCTGCCGCTCAGCTTATCTCCCCTTTAGAAGAAGTATTCCAAGATTATTATCAGTCGTAA